One Candidatus Binatia bacterium DNA window includes the following coding sequences:
- the egtD gene encoding histidine N-alpha-methyltransferase: MFPLRRFRFNPYLVEVGRKEHRAVDPLFSFERHTGPGFVECLASDARDGLTRTPKELPPKYFYDDRGSRLFDEICETPEYYLTRTEGELLGRVARSILESTRPTQIVELGAGSAKKTRLFFEAWADRGAERTYVPMDVSEGLLLETSRELRRDFPWLRVHAIACDYERHLSVIPPGRSRLVLFLGSTIGNFARGRAVEFLRGLSRVLGPRDFVLVGFDLRKETRILHAAYNDARGLTAEFNRNVLRVLNRYLDADFRLESFEHVAFFDEEKSQIEMHLRSREEQTVRLRRLGLSVRFARGETIRTEISRKFTRPEVESLFGASGFRLEKWYASPGEWFALALGKLANGGK, translated from the coding sequence ATGTTCCCCCTGCGTCGTTTTCGCTTCAACCCGTACCTCGTGGAAGTCGGACGAAAAGAACACCGGGCGGTCGATCCGCTCTTTTCCTTCGAGCGACATACGGGGCCCGGGTTCGTCGAGTGCCTGGCCAGCGACGCGCGGGACGGGCTTACGCGCACGCCGAAGGAACTTCCGCCGAAGTATTTCTACGACGACCGCGGGTCGCGGCTTTTCGACGAGATTTGCGAGACGCCGGAGTACTACCTCACCCGGACGGAAGGGGAGCTTCTCGGGCGCGTGGCGCGCTCGATCCTCGAATCCACACGCCCGACGCAGATCGTGGAACTCGGAGCAGGGAGCGCGAAGAAAACCCGACTTTTCTTCGAAGCGTGGGCGGATCGAGGTGCCGAGCGGACGTACGTTCCCATGGACGTGAGCGAAGGGCTCTTGCTCGAGACCTCGCGCGAACTGCGCAGGGACTTTCCGTGGCTTCGCGTCCACGCGATCGCGTGCGACTACGAACGTCACCTGTCGGTGATTCCACCCGGGCGGTCCCGGCTCGTCCTCTTTCTCGGAAGCACGATCGGGAACTTCGCCCGCGGGCGTGCGGTCGAGTTTTTGCGCGGGCTCTCGCGCGTCCTCGGTCCTCGAGATTTCGTCCTCGTGGGCTTCGACCTGCGGAAGGAAACGCGGATCCTTCACGCCGCCTACAACGACGCGAGAGGGCTCACCGCGGAGTTCAACCGCAACGTGCTCCGCGTCCTGAACCGGTATCTGGACGCGGATTTCCGGCTCGAGTCCTTCGAGCACGTGGCCTTTTTCGACGAGGAGAAATCCCAGATCGAAATGCACCTGCGAAGCCGCGAGGAGCAGACCGTGCGGCTCCGGCGCCTCGGTCTTTCGGTTCGCTTTGCGAGAGGGGAGACCATCCGGACCGAAATCAGCCGGAAGTTCACGCGGCCCGAAGTCGAGTCCCTCTTCGGCGCGAGCGGCTTTCGGCTCGAGAAGTGGTATGCTTCGCCCGGCGAGTGGTTCGCGCTCGCGCTCGGCAAGCTGGCGAACGGCGGGAAATGA
- the yehZ gene encoding amino acid ABC transporter permease has protein sequence MIVRATLLLAFFLPLAAARPLSAETLVVGSKRFTESRILAEIMAQLVEAQLGIRVERRFNLAGTQIAFDALRHGEIDFYAEYTGTGLRNILGETSASGSREEVFARVSREFRERWGLVWLAPFGFDNTYVMVMRRDRARELGVRTLSDAARVPLRYGVSHEFLRRPDGMPGLRRVYGIREKSTVGMEHDLAYRALAEGAIDVADGYSTDAKIEAFDLFELSDDRGFFPPYEAAPLVRAETLARHPELAAVLSLLAGRIDAASMRRLNLAVEDGGKTAGAAAADFLSRLGLLEARPAARARPRSFLALLWERRFVTLELTARHLELTLLSVAAATLVAVPAGIFASRRPRVAALALGFAGALQTIPSIALLAFMLPLFGVGVRPALAALFLYGLLPILRNTITGLRSVDPELREVAVGLGMTRFDVLWRVELPLSARVLLAGIRTSTVINIGTATLAAFIGAGGLGDPIVTGLTMTDFQLVLSGALPAAALALLADGLLAGVERLATPRGLRITPG, from the coding sequence GTGATCGTGCGCGCGACGCTTCTTCTCGCGTTTTTTCTGCCTCTGGCCGCCGCACGGCCTCTTTCCGCCGAGACGCTCGTCGTCGGCTCGAAGCGCTTCACGGAAAGCCGCATCCTGGCCGAAATCATGGCGCAGCTCGTCGAAGCGCAGCTCGGCATTCGGGTGGAACGCCGCTTCAATCTCGCGGGCACGCAAATCGCGTTCGACGCCCTCCGGCACGGCGAGATCGACTTCTATGCCGAGTACACGGGCACGGGACTCCGGAATATCCTCGGAGAAACGTCCGCTTCGGGGTCGCGCGAGGAGGTGTTCGCGCGCGTCTCGCGCGAGTTCCGGGAGCGGTGGGGTCTCGTGTGGCTCGCCCCTTTCGGCTTCGACAACACCTACGTGATGGTCATGCGGCGGGACCGCGCGCGAGAGCTCGGAGTCCGGACGCTGAGCGACGCGGCACGGGTTCCGCTGCGCTACGGCGTCTCCCACGAATTTCTCCGGAGGCCCGACGGAATGCCGGGCCTCCGCCGCGTCTACGGCATCCGTGAGAAAAGCACCGTGGGGATGGAGCACGACCTCGCCTACCGGGCTCTCGCCGAGGGTGCGATCGACGTCGCCGACGGGTACTCGACGGACGCGAAAATCGAAGCGTTCGACCTGTTCGAGCTTTCCGACGACCGGGGCTTTTTTCCGCCTTACGAAGCGGCGCCGCTCGTCCGTGCCGAAACGCTCGCACGGCATCCCGAGCTGGCCGCTGTGCTTTCCCTTCTCGCGGGCAGGATCGACGCAGCTTCGATGCGGCGGCTCAATCTCGCGGTCGAGGACGGGGGCAAGACCGCGGGGGCGGCCGCTGCCGACTTTCTCTCGCGACTGGGCCTTCTGGAGGCTCGGCCCGCCGCGCGAGCGCGCCCCCGTTCTTTTCTGGCCCTCCTCTGGGAGCGGCGCTTCGTCACGCTCGAGCTCACCGCTCGGCATCTGGAGCTCACTCTTCTTTCGGTTGCCGCGGCGACGCTCGTGGCCGTTCCCGCAGGAATTTTCGCGAGCCGGAGGCCGCGCGTCGCCGCGCTCGCCCTCGGCTTCGCCGGTGCCCTCCAGACGATCCCGTCGATCGCCCTTCTCGCCTTCATGCTCCCGCTTTTCGGCGTGGGCGTGAGGCCCGCCCTCGCGGCGCTTTTCCTTTACGGTCTTTTGCCGATCCTCCGGAACACGATCACGGGCCTTCGCTCGGTCGACCCGGAGCTGCGCGAGGTCGCCGTCGGACTCGGGATGACCAGGTTCGACGTCCTCTGGCGGGTCGAGCTGCCGCTCAGTGCACGAGTTCTTCTCGCCGGGATCCGCACCTCGACGGTCATCAACATCGGCACGGCGACGCTCGCGGCTTTCATCGGGGCCGGAGGACTCGGAGACCCGATCGTCACGGGGCTCACGATGACGGACTTCCAGCTCGTCCTCTCGGGCGCCCTGCCTGCAGCGGCTCTCGCGCTCCTCGCGGACGGTCTTCTGGCCGGCGTGGAGCGGCTCGCGACGCCGCGGGGGCTGCGCATCACTCCAGGCTGA
- a CDS encoding histidinol-phosphatase, which yields MAVLEARGVHFSYRRDEVLSGVALAVEAGEIVALVGPNGAGKSTLLRIFSGLLAPQRGEVRLFGRPLGHYGRRELAREVAFVEQAPGVEFPFTVAEVVLMARAPHLGRRFFENRRDLRAAEEALRLVGLLSLADRPVHELSGGERQRVFLARALAQETPVLLLDEPTTFLDVRHQLELYEVLRRLAADGRTIVVALHDLQLASACSTKMALLSGGHLVAAGSPDEVLTRENLRAAYGVGVNLVFDEQSRSYGVFPYRG from the coding sequence ATGGCGGTTCTCGAGGCTCGCGGCGTCCATTTCTCTTACCGCCGAGACGAGGTGCTCTCGGGCGTGGCGCTCGCCGTCGAGGCCGGGGAGATCGTGGCCCTCGTGGGTCCGAACGGAGCCGGAAAGTCGACACTGCTGCGCATCTTCTCCGGCCTTCTCGCGCCGCAGCGGGGCGAGGTGCGTCTTTTCGGCAGGCCGCTCGGCCACTACGGGCGTCGCGAGCTCGCACGCGAGGTGGCTTTCGTCGAGCAGGCCCCGGGAGTCGAGTTTCCTTTCACCGTGGCCGAGGTCGTCCTCATGGCGCGCGCGCCACATCTCGGCCGTCGATTTTTCGAGAACCGGCGCGACCTCCGTGCGGCGGAGGAAGCCCTGCGGCTCGTCGGGCTCCTTTCCCTCGCCGACCGTCCCGTCCACGAGCTCAGCGGGGGCGAGCGGCAGCGCGTTTTTCTCGCCCGCGCTCTGGCCCAGGAGACACCGGTTCTCCTCCTCGACGAGCCCACGACGTTCCTCGACGTCCGCCACCAGCTCGAGCTCTACGAAGTGCTCCGCCGCCTCGCCGCGGACGGCCGCACGATCGTCGTGGCCCTTCACGACCTCCAGCTCGCGAGCGCTTGCTCGACGAAGATGGCCCTTCTCTCCGGCGGGCACCTCGTGGCCGCGGGAAGCCCGGACGAGGTCCTCACGCGCGAGAACCTGAGGGCCGCTTACGGCGTCGGGGTGAATCTGGTGTTCGACGAGCAGAGCCGCTCGTACGGTGTTTTCCCTTACCGGGGGTAG
- a CDS encoding ergothioneine biosynthesis protein EgtB: MSATLAFGLPVELWERHERTRDETLALLDEVSDEAFSAQYHPEFSPVGWHAGHVAYTEALWLVRACRGDTPPFPEFDRLFDPRVNPKRERTRLPPRKEILGYLDEVRKRAREYVCEGGRLLRPDLFEDGLVVRFLTQHEQMHVETIRVVLNLARQEGPETGRATAALRPDPRPTPAAFFPGGRFVMGKAPGGDWLDNEVPPMRVAVAPFEIDTHPVTNAQFLAFVEDGGYERPDLWTPEGWRWKTQNRIEHPRGWVRTPEGWASLDSFPGSGLEPRSPVVGVSWFEASAYARWVGRRLPTEVEWEFAARWGERGNGRAADESPRRAAGRRLPPASPDGAFARGSESSAGLRTAVGGRALLPVDASGPDGAGLYGMSGQVWQWTSSLFGPYPGFRPYPYEDYSKPYFDGRHYVLRGGSWASGELLCRPTFRNWYAPSCREIFAGFRCARDAG; encoded by the coding sequence ATGTCCGCGACTCTCGCCTTCGGACTTCCCGTGGAGCTCTGGGAACGGCACGAGCGGACCCGTGACGAGACCCTGGCCCTGCTCGACGAGGTCTCCGACGAGGCGTTCTCGGCGCAATACCACCCCGAGTTCAGCCCTGTCGGCTGGCACGCGGGGCACGTCGCCTACACGGAAGCCCTCTGGCTCGTCCGCGCCTGCCGCGGCGACACGCCCCCGTTCCCCGAGTTCGACCGTCTTTTCGACCCGAGGGTCAATCCGAAACGGGAGAGAACGCGCCTACCGCCTCGCAAAGAGATCCTCGGCTATCTCGACGAGGTCCGCAAGCGTGCCCGCGAGTACGTGTGCGAGGGAGGACGACTCCTCCGGCCCGACCTCTTCGAGGACGGTCTCGTCGTCCGCTTCCTCACGCAGCACGAGCAGATGCACGTCGAGACGATCCGCGTCGTTCTCAACCTCGCCCGGCAGGAGGGACCCGAGACCGGGCGTGCGACGGCGGCGTTGCGTCCCGACCCCCGGCCGACGCCGGCCGCGTTTTTTCCGGGCGGGCGGTTCGTGATGGGCAAGGCGCCTGGCGGCGACTGGCTCGACAACGAAGTTCCTCCCATGCGAGTGGCGGTGGCGCCGTTCGAAATCGACACCCACCCCGTCACGAACGCGCAATTTCTCGCGTTCGTCGAGGACGGCGGCTACGAGCGGCCGGACCTCTGGACGCCGGAAGGCTGGCGGTGGAAGACGCAGAACCGCATCGAGCACCCCCGAGGCTGGGTGCGCACCCCCGAGGGATGGGCTTCTCTGGATTCGTTTCCGGGAAGCGGGCTCGAGCCGCGTAGTCCCGTGGTCGGCGTGAGCTGGTTCGAAGCCTCGGCTTACGCGCGGTGGGTCGGGCGGCGGCTTCCGACCGAGGTGGAGTGGGAGTTCGCCGCTCGATGGGGAGAGAGGGGAAACGGTCGGGCGGCGGACGAAAGCCCGAGACGAGCGGCGGGGCGGCGACTCCCGCCCGCGTCGCCCGACGGCGCATTCGCTCGTGGGTCGGAGTCGTCCGCTGGGCTTCGCACCGCTGTCGGTGGCCGAGCTCTGCTTCCCGTCGACGCCTCGGGACCCGACGGCGCGGGCCTCTACGGGATGAGCGGGCAGGTCTGGCAGTGGACTTCGAGTCTCTTCGGACCCTATCCCGGCTTTCGCCCCTACCCTTACGAAGATTATTCGAAGCCCTACTTCGACGGCAGGCATTACGTTTTGCGCGGGGGTTCGTGGGCGAGCGGCGAGCTTCTGTGTCGGCCGACTTTCCGAAACTGGTACGCCCCCTCCTGCCGCGAGATCTTCGCCGGCTTCCGGTGCGCCCGCGATGCCGGCTGA
- a CDS encoding TonB-dependent receptor, with amino-acid sequence MLSFARKTTLLWLGGVLLLGSVRTPAEAGAPTREDDGSAKKLPLAESPTNHSHRGLRARTGGKKFSPHLDPSDEAAPAREATAVSKNAKRAPGQEGPVALADTLAPESPAGQKRTSAPRSPALSTKGPVQPKRASFAQGPPLEKPTFAQAGDDGREKEPVARIVVTAEPVEEASQRAPTAFVSVLETQKRAEEGETVVDALAEAVGVQVRRFGGLGAFSTLSVRGSSANQVQIYFDGVPLSRARNETVDLSDLPIDSLERIEVYRGVAPLSFGTQALGGVVNLVPRKPGPEPTTEVAAQGGSFGTRKVTGFHSRRLGRTEVLGHVSYLGSEGDFSFLDDNGTPLQPADDEVVERKNNAFDSVDALLRVGVPWRKEVRADLVQEVFFKDQGVPGVGNTQSDTASFREFRSLSYLRTRSRGWLWSPLDLEATVFGSFQREEFQDREEDLKLGPQDRDDRSVFVGGNLLGVVYALSGHVFSVFLGLAHERFDGENRIPEDGDEPTQTRLRFSAGLQDEWTLFRERLLLVPSLRFERIRDRIGERLPVGQVVGEPVSVGRTLWNPALGARLEVFPWLALRGNLGLFERAPNFTELFGTREAVSGNEKLRSERAFNRDVGFTVEHDFEGIVENLRLEYAYFDNDFDDIIVLVPVNRARFKPLNVGGARIRGHEFSLSASFRELFRLDLNYTRQDAENRGADPTTRGRRLPLRPRDELYARFEVSGSRWEAHYELSFVGGNFRDPVNFDRVPDRDIHTVGASFSPWPWIRFSLEARNVTDNQVQDVAGFPLPGLSLFGTVKIRP; translated from the coding sequence ATGCTCAGCTTCGCACGAAAAACGACGCTTCTCTGGCTCGGCGGCGTGCTGCTTCTCGGAAGCGTCCGCACTCCTGCCGAGGCAGGGGCGCCAACCCGGGAAGACGACGGGTCCGCGAAAAAGCTTCCGCTCGCCGAATCCCCGACGAACCACTCCCACCGTGGTCTGCGGGCCCGAACCGGTGGGAAAAAATTTTCTCCCCACCTCGATCCCAGCGACGAAGCCGCTCCTGCCCGCGAGGCCACGGCTGTCTCGAAAAACGCAAAGCGTGCTCCGGGCCAGGAAGGCCCGGTGGCCCTGGCAGATACGCTCGCTCCGGAGAGCCCCGCAGGCCAGAAAAGAACGTCCGCCCCGCGAAGCCCTGCGCTCTCCACGAAAGGCCCTGTCCAACCGAAACGCGCTTCGTTCGCGCAAGGCCCGCCCCTCGAGAAACCGACGTTCGCCCAGGCAGGTGACGACGGCCGAGAAAAGGAGCCCGTCGCGCGGATCGTGGTGACGGCCGAGCCCGTCGAGGAAGCCTCCCAGCGTGCGCCGACCGCGTTCGTTTCGGTGCTCGAGACGCAAAAGCGTGCCGAGGAAGGGGAGACCGTGGTCGACGCCCTGGCCGAGGCCGTGGGAGTCCAGGTGCGTCGCTTCGGCGGTCTCGGTGCTTTCAGCACGCTTTCGGTCCGTGGCTCCTCGGCCAATCAGGTCCAGATCTACTTCGACGGCGTTCCTCTCTCCCGCGCCCGAAACGAGACCGTGGACCTCTCCGACCTGCCGATCGACAGCCTCGAGCGGATCGAGGTCTACCGGGGCGTGGCGCCGCTCTCCTTCGGAACGCAAGCGCTCGGCGGTGTCGTGAACCTCGTGCCGCGGAAGCCAGGGCCCGAACCCACGACGGAGGTCGCGGCCCAGGGCGGCTCCTTCGGAACGCGCAAGGTGACGGGCTTCCACTCGCGGAGGCTCGGCCGCACCGAGGTTCTGGGTCATGTCAGCTACCTCGGGAGCGAGGGCGACTTCTCCTTTCTCGACGACAACGGCACGCCACTCCAGCCCGCCGACGACGAAGTCGTCGAGCGGAAAAACAACGCCTTCGATTCCGTCGATGCGCTTCTCCGCGTCGGCGTGCCCTGGCGCAAGGAAGTGCGGGCCGACCTCGTGCAGGAGGTTTTCTTCAAGGACCAGGGCGTGCCCGGAGTCGGCAACACGCAGTCCGACACGGCTTCTTTCCGGGAGTTCCGCTCCCTTTCTTACCTGCGCACTCGCTCCCGGGGCTGGCTCTGGTCTCCCCTCGACCTCGAGGCCACGGTTTTCGGCAGCTTCCAGCGCGAAGAATTCCAGGACCGCGAGGAAGACCTCAAGCTCGGTCCCCAGGACCGGGACGACCGCAGCGTATTCGTCGGCGGGAATCTCCTGGGTGTCGTCTACGCGCTTTCGGGTCACGTCTTCTCCGTGTTCCTCGGGCTTGCGCACGAGCGGTTCGACGGCGAGAACCGGATCCCCGAGGACGGCGACGAGCCCACGCAAACACGGCTCCGTTTCTCGGCCGGCCTCCAGGACGAGTGGACTCTTTTTCGGGAACGCCTCCTACTCGTGCCCTCGCTGCGCTTCGAGCGGATCCGCGACCGGATCGGCGAGCGCTTGCCCGTGGGGCAGGTGGTGGGAGAGCCCGTGAGCGTCGGGCGCACGCTCTGGAACCCGGCCCTGGGGGCACGGCTCGAGGTGTTCCCGTGGCTCGCGCTCCGGGGAAATCTCGGGCTTTTCGAGCGCGCCCCGAACTTCACGGAACTCTTCGGCACGCGGGAGGCCGTCTCGGGGAACGAAAAGCTACGCTCCGAACGTGCCTTCAACCGGGACGTGGGGTTCACGGTCGAGCACGACTTCGAGGGAATCGTCGAGAACCTCCGGCTCGAGTACGCGTACTTCGACAACGACTTCGACGACATCATCGTGCTCGTCCCCGTGAACCGCGCGCGCTTCAAGCCGCTCAACGTGGGCGGTGCCCGCATCCGCGGTCACGAGTTCTCGCTTTCGGCGTCCTTTCGGGAGCTTTTCCGCCTCGATCTCAACTACACGCGACAGGACGCCGAGAACCGCGGCGCCGACCCGACGACCCGGGGCCGGAGGCTTCCGCTCCGACCCCGCGACGAGCTTTACGCGCGCTTCGAGGTCTCGGGCTCGAGGTGGGAAGCGCATTACGAACTCAGCTTCGTCGGCGGAAATTTCCGCGACCCTGTGAACTTCGACCGCGTGCCCGACCGCGACATCCATACGGTCGGGGCTTCGTTCTCGCCTTGGCCCTGGATACGGTTCTCGCTCGAAGCGCGGAACGTGACCGACAACCAGGTTCAGGACGTCGCCGGGTTTCCGCTCCCGGGACTTTCGCTTTTCGGTACGGTCAAGATTCGCCCTTGA
- the fabG gene encoding 3-ketoacyl-ACP reductase → MEAGDRKFALVTGGAGGIGAACCRALAAEGFGVFVHYRSSEDEARKLADEIGGLLLQADLAVEADVERMVREIKERAGRLDVLVNNAASNVNAPFLSMSLEDIDRVRAVTRGTIYLTRLVLRRFMFRQRAGRIVNISSVVGHLGNAGQVPYTMEKAGLDAMTKSLAVELQDRGILVNSVAPGFIDTRMTRELPEEIRAAILAQIPLRRMGTPEEVAEVVAFLATKASYVTGTVIHVNGGLYRG, encoded by the coding sequence GTGGAAGCCGGGGATCGCAAGTTCGCGCTCGTGACCGGAGGGGCCGGAGGGATCGGCGCCGCGTGTTGCCGGGCACTGGCTGCCGAGGGCTTCGGAGTTTTCGTCCACTACCGATCGAGCGAAGACGAAGCGAGAAAGCTCGCGGACGAGATCGGCGGCCTGCTCCTGCAGGCGGATCTTGCCGTCGAAGCCGACGTCGAGCGGATGGTGCGCGAGATCAAGGAAAGGGCCGGGAGACTCGACGTGCTGGTGAACAACGCCGCCTCGAACGTCAACGCTCCCTTTCTTTCCATGTCGCTCGAAGACATCGATCGCGTGCGGGCCGTCACGCGCGGCACGATCTATCTCACCCGTCTCGTTCTCCGCCGCTTCATGTTCCGGCAGCGAGCCGGGCGCATCGTCAACATCTCGAGCGTCGTGGGGCACCTGGGCAACGCCGGGCAGGTCCCCTACACCATGGAAAAGGCGGGACTCGACGCCATGACGAAGTCGCTCGCGGTCGAACTCCAGGACCGCGGGATCCTCGTGAATTCCGTCGCACCGGGCTTCATCGACACGAGGATGACCCGCGAGCTTCCCGAGGAGATCCGGGCGGCCATTCTCGCGCAGATCCCGCTCCGCCGCATGGGGACACCCGAGGAAGTGGCCGAAGTCGTGGCTTTTCTCGCCACGAAGGCCAGCTACGTCACCGGGACGGTCATCCACGTGAACGGCGGCCTCTACCGGGGGTGA
- a CDS encoding class II glutamine amidotransferase yields the protein MCRLVEYVGPPVPLSAVLLEPPHSLLHQSYRPREMLSGTVNADGFGIAWYPKAGEAPCLYTSTLPIWADENLARLAPRFRAEALSAAVRSATPGMPFGPEACQPFVHGRLAFNHNGFVADFARSTMRRLRESLSDDLYAELRGSTDSEHLFVLFLQCLREGGDEPSDMARALARTFELVSSCSRDGAVEIQFTCAATDGRVLLGARLSNRETAPTLYVCTSHPRFPGGSFLASEPLDQDGDWRAVPPGHLVVVEEGVARTHPAFA from the coding sequence ATGTGCCGGCTCGTGGAATACGTGGGTCCGCCCGTCCCGCTCTCGGCGGTTCTGCTCGAACCACCGCACTCGCTGCTCCACCAGAGCTACCGCCCCCGCGAGATGCTGAGCGGTACCGTGAACGCGGACGGCTTCGGTATCGCCTGGTATCCGAAGGCCGGCGAGGCTCCCTGCCTCTACACGAGCACGCTCCCCATCTGGGCCGACGAGAACCTCGCCCGCCTGGCTCCCAGGTTCCGGGCCGAGGCCCTTTCGGCTGCCGTTCGGAGCGCCACGCCGGGAATGCCCTTCGGGCCCGAAGCTTGCCAACCCTTCGTCCACGGCCGCCTCGCGTTCAACCACAACGGCTTCGTCGCCGACTTCGCCCGATCCACGATGCGGAGGCTCCGCGAGTCTCTTTCCGACGACCTCTACGCGGAGCTTCGAGGTAGCACGGATTCCGAGCACCTCTTCGTCCTTTTTCTCCAGTGTCTGCGCGAGGGTGGCGACGAGCCCTCGGACATGGCCCGGGCGCTCGCGCGGACCTTCGAGCTCGTCTCCTCCTGTTCGCGCGACGGTGCGGTGGAAATCCAGTTCACCTGCGCCGCCACGGACGGTCGGGTTCTCCTGGGTGCACGACTTTCGAATCGCGAGACCGCACCGACGCTCTACGTCTGTACGAGCCACCCGCGTTTCCCCGGCGGTAGCTTTCTCGCCTCGGAGCCCCTGGACCAGGATGGAGACTGGCGTGCCGTACCGCCCGGGCACCTCGTCGTCGTGGAAGAGGGCGTGGCACGCACGCACCCCGCATTTGCGTAG
- the panB gene encoding 3-methyl-2-oxobutanoate hydroxymethyltransferase → MPERVTVPEILRRKGREKIVALTAYDFPFARLVDEAGVDLVLVGDSLGMVVQGLETTLPVTLEETIYHCRMVARARRRALLVGDLPFLTYQADVAEAVRNAGRLLKEGGCDAVKLEGGLPMAETIRALVRVDIPVVGHVGLTPQSIHRIGGYKVQGRTHGTAAGARERVLADARAVAEAGAFAVVLECVPMDLAEEITRELPIPTIGIGAGPHCDGQILVLHDLLGLTTGPTPRFVKRYAELAETTRRAVRAYAEEVRSGAYPTEAHAYHSLYPVERGARKVAEG, encoded by the coding sequence ATGCCCGAGAGAGTGACCGTGCCCGAAATCTTGCGGCGGAAGGGCCGCGAGAAGATCGTCGCGCTCACGGCGTACGACTTTCCGTTCGCGCGGCTGGTCGACGAAGCGGGCGTCGACCTCGTTCTCGTGGGCGACAGTCTCGGCATGGTCGTCCAGGGTCTCGAAACGACGCTGCCCGTCACGCTCGAAGAGACCATCTACCACTGCCGTATGGTCGCGCGCGCAAGGCGGCGGGCTCTTCTCGTCGGCGACCTTCCCTTTCTCACCTATCAAGCCGACGTGGCCGAGGCCGTGCGCAACGCCGGGCGGCTTCTCAAGGAGGGCGGCTGCGACGCCGTGAAACTCGAGGGCGGTCTTCCCATGGCCGAGACGATCCGGGCGCTCGTGCGCGTCGACATCCCGGTCGTGGGGCACGTCGGACTCACGCCGCAATCGATCCACCGCATCGGCGGCTACAAGGTACAGGGCAGAACGCACGGCACGGCCGCAGGAGCACGAGAGCGAGTGCTCGCCGACGCCCGTGCCGTGGCCGAGGCGGGAGCCTTCGCCGTCGTCCTCGAGTGCGTTCCCATGGACCTCGCCGAGGAAATCACGCGCGAGCTTCCCATTCCGACGATCGGCATCGGAGCCGGTCCCCACTGCGACGGACAGATCCTCGTCCTCCACGACCTCCTCGGCCTCACGACCGGGCCCACGCCGCGGTTCGTCAAGCGCTACGCGGAACTGGCCGAGACGACGCGACGCGCCGTTCGTGCCTACGCCGAAGAGGTGCGGAGCGGCGCCTACCCGACCGAAGCGCACGCCTACCACTCGCTCTATCCCGTCGAACGCGGGGCGAGAAAAGTCGCGGAGGGTTGA
- the fabD-2 gene encoding malonyl CoA-acyl carrier protein transacylase gives MSASPRRAVVFPGQGAQKPGMARDFYDAFATVREAFAEASDGAGVDLAEIVFGEDPSRLDLTEYTQPCLLATEIGMLRALQSEFGLEAELFAGHSLGEYTALVAAGALSLGDAAHLVRRRGALMQQAVPPGEGAMAAAIGGDLDPEEVRKTLDGLEVDIANHNSPSQLVLSGLRGAVDAACARLAAPGRRFVRLNVSAPFHSRFMRPVEPRFAEELSRVAIDVTFTPQVASNFTGVFHTADAEEVRQNLVRQITGTVRWVDNMEALAAEADRIVEVGPARPLSAFFREIGVAVTAIVSLKTAEKAFREPAERS, from the coding sequence ATGAGCGCGTCGCCGCGTCGAGCCGTCGTCTTTCCGGGCCAGGGCGCCCAGAAGCCGGGCATGGCCAGGGACTTCTACGACGCCTTCGCCACGGTCCGCGAAGCGTTCGCCGAAGCTTCGGACGGGGCCGGCGTCGATCTGGCCGAGATCGTCTTCGGCGAGGATCCGTCACGACTCGACCTGACCGAGTACACGCAACCCTGTCTGCTGGCCACCGAAATCGGGATGCTTCGCGCGCTGCAGAGCGAGTTCGGTCTCGAAGCCGAGCTCTTCGCGGGGCACAGCCTGGGCGAGTACACGGCGCTCGTCGCCGCAGGCGCCCTCTCGCTCGGGGATGCGGCCCACCTGGTCCGGCGGCGTGGAGCCCTCATGCAGCAAGCGGTGCCGCCCGGCGAAGGAGCCATGGCAGCGGCGATCGGAGGCGACCTCGACCCGGAGGAGGTCCGCAAGACGCTCGACGGGCTCGAGGTGGACATCGCGAACCACAACTCTCCCTCGCAACTCGTGCTGAGCGGCCTCCGGGGCGCCGTCGATGCGGCTTGCGCGAGGCTGGCGGCGCCCGGCCGCCGCTTCGTCCGGCTCAACGTGAGCGCGCCCTTCCATTCGCGCTTCATGCGGCCCGTCGAGCCCAGGTTCGCGGAGGAACTCTCGAGGGTCGCCATCGACGTGACGTTCACGCCGCAGGTCGCCTCCAACTTCACCGGCGTCTTCCATACCGCCGACGCCGAGGAGGTGCGGCAAAACCTGGTGCGGCAGATCACCGGAACGGTCCGGTGGGTGGACAACATGGAGGCACTCGCTGCGGAGGCGGACCGAATCGTCGAGGTGGGACCCGCCCGTCCCCTCTCGGCGTTTTTCCGGGAGATCGGCGTCGCGGTGACCGCGATCGTGAGCCTCAAGACCGCCGAGAAGGCCTTCCGGGAACCCGCCGAGCGAAGCTGA